DNA sequence from the Desulfofundulus luciae genome:
CCACGTATAAGCCGCTGGTAACATTAAGGCAGTGCTGGCCCAGCCCGTAGGCCAGCATGTGCTTCAGTTCCGGCCTGGAAAGCCCCTTTTTCACCGTGAGCAGCGCGATACCGTCCCCCGTGCGCACGTATCTTCCCCTGACCCGGCCTTTAAACGGGAAGCGGGTCAGGATGATCCCTTCGCTCCTGGCTATCCTGTACAACTGGTAAACACCCGGCGGCCCCTCGAGACGGTATTTTTTGATCAGGGCCAGGGCCAGCCGGACGGCTGAACTCAAGGCTACCCCTCCGCTCGGCAGAAACGATTCTCAAGGACACCAGCGTATCCTTTGAACTATTTCTCATTTTATTATAAACCACGGTTGTGTCGGGTTTTGTCGAATGGTTGGGGAAGATAAAAAAATCATTACTCCTCCCCCGAGTTATCCACTTTCCAGCTACCCTGTTTTGGCTCTCGCTCGCTCCGGTGAGCCTCGTGGGCCTAACTATTGCTCGGCTCAAAGCTCCGGCAGGATTCCCGGCAAATTCGGCATCCTGCCTCAGTTGCCGGCCTCGGGCATCCATGCCCTCGGGCCTGCCTTCGCTTTTCGCCTCGCTAAGTTTGGCTGACCGCTCGGCTCAAGTCGCTCGCTACCGAGCCAAAACAGGGGCTTTAAAAAACTGGGGATACTTCAAACTCTTCCCCTGTAAATATTCAGTGAACCCGGCTGGATGTGGCCCAGCTCACCCCAACATGACTCTGCTTCCGGTTTTTCAGGTTTAATTGACAAATCGGGTTCTGGGAAGAGCTATTATCCCAGTGAGTGCTGGGTCCTCGCCCTGTCATCCCTTCTGGTTCCCTTCCTCCCTTTTCCTGCGCCGCTCCCTTTCCTTCTTTATAAAGCGCAGGGCCCACTCCCAGTGCTCAGCCAGGGACTGTTTTTCTTCCTCCGTCAGGTCCGGTACCTGCCTGAGCAGGCCGGCAAACAGGGGGTCGGCTGCAACTGCGTACAGCTCCGCGTCATGGGGTGCATTCCCGGGTGCACCCTCTTCGCCGGTTCCGTAAGGCCGGTCGGTGCGTCCCAGCAGGTAATCCGTCGAAACGCCGAAGAAATCGGCCAGCCGTTTGAGAGACTGGTTGTCCGGCGAGCGCCTGTTTTTCTCGTACATGGCAATGGTGCTCTGCCCCATGTGTAGCAGGCGGGCCAGTTCCGCCTGGGACAGTCCTCTTTGATTGCGCAAATAGGCCAGCCTTTCGCCGAGGGAAGACATGTCGGTTCACCCCGATCGTAATTTAACACGTTTTGTGAAGCCGGGAAAGAAAATAAAAAACGGATTTTCCGTTAAAGCGCATAATGTGATAGGAAGTAAAAACCTTCTACTATTATTTACGTTCGGCGCAAATTTTAACCGGTGGACCCTTGACAGCAATCGCGAATTGTGATTATAGTAATAGTCGGCAGCCGGCCGGCTCCGCAGGGCTGAAGCGGGCCGGCTGGCGCTGCAGCCGGGCAGGAAGGGGGGAGGTTTTGTTCTTTCAACACCAGCCGAAGGGTGAGCGGGGTGAGAAATGAAAAGATGTACCAGCTGAGGCTCAAGATGGGCCTCAGCCAGCGGCAGGTAGCCGAAGCCGTGGGCATCAGCCAGAGCTCCTACGCCATGATTGAGGGCGGCCACCGCCACCCCCGCAAGGAGGTGGAGAAGAAGCTGGCCGACTTCTTCGGCGTGACCGTGGACGAGCTTTTTTTTGGCCAGGATTATCACGGTTCGCGATTGGAGGAAGAGCGTGAAAAGCCCGGCGGCTGAGGCGGGAAAAACCCTTTTGCCCCGACGCTCCTGCCGCTCCTGCAGGGCGTGCCGGGAATGACGGCACAAAGCAAAAGCCTGCCGGCGGCTCTCGCCGCAGCCGGAGGAGGTGGTTGCCGCAAGAGGGCATCTTTATAGGCGTTAAAACGTTTAACCGAGTGGCAAAATTTTGAAAAGGAGGATGCAGTCCTTTATGCACGTTTTTCACGCGCACAAGCGCAGAATGTTCCTGGCGCTTTTTGCCGTGGCGCTGCTGCTCATCGCGGCCGTGCCGGCGTGGGCGGCGCCAGCGCTGACGGTGACACCCAACCAGGTACCGGCGGATAACGAGGATCACACGTACACCCTCAGCGTGACGGGGTTGGCACTTAGCCCAAACAATTTGAATGGGCAGAACATTACCGTGACCTATCCAAGTGGTTTTGATGTTGTTGGCGATGCGACTAACCCGGTTAAGGTTACGGTTACCGCGGTGGTTGATTCCAAGCCTTACGTGTTTATTTGCGATGCTGCCGGTGATTCTACTGCTTTCGAGAAAGGTACCATTAACATTCCTGCTGGTTCGCTTCCCGCTGCGGGCACGGTTAGCGCCATTACCGTCCAGGGCTTCACCGTGAAAAGCCCTAAGACGGCAGGAAGCGGCAACGT
Encoded proteins:
- a CDS encoding helix-turn-helix domain-containing protein, yielding MRNEKMYQLRLKMGLSQRQVAEAVGISQSSYAMIEGGHRHPRKEVEKKLADFFGVTVDELFFGQDYHGSRLEEEREKPGG
- a CDS encoding helix-turn-helix domain-containing protein, which encodes MSSLGERLAYLRNQRGLSQAELARLLHMGQSTIAMYEKNRRSPDNQSLKRLADFFGVSTDYLLGRTDRPYGTGEEGAPGNAPHDAELYAVAADPLFAGLLRQVPDLTEEEKQSLAEHWEWALRFIKKERERRRKREEGNQKG